One Solanum lycopersicum chromosome 2, SLM_r2.1 genomic region harbors:
- the LOC101245904 gene encoding thioredoxin H-type 2, with translation MAEGGQVFGVHTVDEWHQHLQKGIDNKKLLVVDFTASWCGPCKFIAPFLAELAKKIPTVTFLKVDVDELKSVATDWAVEAMPTFMFIKEGKIVDKVVGAKKDELQQTIAKHISSTSSA, from the exons ATGGCAGAGGGGGGACAAGTCTTTGGCGTCCACACCGTTGATGAATGGCACCAGCATCTCCAAAAGGGAATTGATAACAAAAAACTG TTAGTTGTGGACTTTACTGCTTCCTGGTGTGGTCCCTGCAAGTTCATTGCTCCATTCCTTGCAGAGTTGGCCAAGAAGATACCCACTGTTACCTTCCTGAAGGTGGATGTGGATGAATTGAAG TCGGTAGCTACTGATTGGGCCGTGGAGGCGATGCCAACCTTCATGTTCATCAAGGAGGGGAAGATCGTTGATAAGGTGGTAGGAGCCAAAAAAGATGAGCTGCAGCAGACCATTGCCAAGCACATCAGTAGTACCTCATCAgcctaa
- the TBG6 gene encoding beta-galactosidase 6 precursor, whose protein sequence is MEVNSLQKWVLLWCIVLFISSGLVHCDVTYDRKAIVINGQRRLLFSGSIHYPRSTPEMWEDLINKAKEGGLDVVETYVFWNVHEPSPGNYNFEGRYDLVRFVKTIQKAGLYAHLRIGPYVCAEWNFGGFPVWLKYVPGISFRADNEPFKNAMKGYAEKIVNLMKSHNLFESQGGPIILSQIENEYGPQAKVLGAPGHQYSTWAANMAVGLDTGVPWVMCKEEDAPDPVINTCNGFYCDNFFPNKPYKPAIWTEAWSGWFSEFGGPLHQRPVQDLAFAVAQFIQRGGSFVNYYMYHGGTNFGRTAGGPFITTSYDYDAPIDEYGLIRQPKYGHLKELHRAVKMCEKSIVSADPAITSLGNLQQAYVYSSETGGCAAFLSNNDWKSAARVMFNNMHYNLPPWSISILPDCRNVVFNTAKVGVQTSKMEMLPTNSEMLSWETYSEDISALDDSSSIRSFGLLEQINVTRDTSDYLWYITSVDIGSTESFLHGGELPTLIVETTGHAMHVFINGQLSGSAFGTRKNRRFVFKGKVNLRAGSNRIALLSVAVGLPNIGGHFETWSTGVLGPVAIQGLDHGKWDLSWAKWTYQVGLKGEAMNLVSTNGISAVDWMQGSLIAQKQQPLTWHKAYFNTPEGDEPLALDMSSMGKGQVWINGQSIGRYWTAYATGDCNGCQYSGVFRPPKCQLGCGEPTQKWYHVPRSWLKPTQNLLVLFEELGGDPTRISLVKRSVTNVCSNVAEYHPNIKNWQIENYGKTEEFHLPKVRIHCAPGQSISSIKFASFGTPLGTCGSFKQGTCHAPDSHAVVEKKCLGRQTCAVTISNSNFGEDPCPNVLKRLSVEAHCTPTQN, encoded by the exons ATGGAGGTTAACTCACTTCAGAAGTGGGTTCTGCTATGGTGTATAGTATTGTTTATTAGCTCTGGGTTGGTTCACTGTGATGTTACATATGATAGGAAAGCTATTGTGATTAATGGGCAAAGAAGATTACTTTTCTCTGGTTCTATACATTACCCTAGAAGTACCCCTGAG ATGTGGGAAGATCTGATAAACAAGGCAAAAGAAGGGGGTTTGGATGTGGTTGAGACCTATGTCTTTTGGAATGTTCATGAGCCTTCTCCTGGCAAT TACAATTTTGAAGGAAGATATGACCTGGTGAGGTTTGTAAAAACGATTCAGAAAGCAGGGCTGTATGCTCATCTTCGAATTGGCCCTTACGTTTGTGCAGAGTGGAATTTTGG AGGGTTTCCAGTATGGCTGAAGTATGTACCTGGCATTAGCTTCAGAGCTGATAATGAACCTTTCAAG AACGCAATGAAAGGGTATGCTGAGAAAATTGTTAACTTGATGAAGAGTCATAATCTTTTCGAGTCTCAGGGTGGTCCAATCATACTCTCACAG ATTGAGAATGAGTATGGGCCTCAAGCCAAGGTACTTGGAGCACCGGGACATCAGTATTCAACATGGGCTGCAAATATGGCAGTTGGATTAGACACAGGCGTCCCATGGGTGATGTGCAAGGAAGAAGATGCACCAGATCCTGTG ATCAACACATGCAATGGTTTCTACTGTGATAATTTCTTCCCAAACAAACCATACAAACCTGCAATTTGGACTGAAGCTTGGAGTGGATG GTTCTCGGAATTTGGCGGTCCCCTTCATCAGAGACCAGTTCAGGATTTGGCATTTGCTGTTGCCCAATTTATACAAAGAGGAGGATCTTTTGTTAACTATTACATG TACCATGGGGGCACGAACTTTGGACGCACTGCGGGTGGGCCATTCATCACTACCAGCTATGATTATGATGCTCCAATTGATGAGTATG GTTTGATCAGACAGCCAAAATATGGTCATCTCAAGGAGCTTCATAGAGCTGTCAAGATGTGTGAGAAATCCATAGTTTCTGCAGATCCAGCAATCACATCCTTGGGAAACCTTCAACAA GCATATGTGTACTCTTCAGAGACAGGGGGTTGTGCAGCTTTCTTGTCAAACAATGACTGGAAATCTGCTGCTAGAGTAATGTTCAATAATATGCACTATAATTTGCCTCCTTGGTCCATTAGCATCCTTCCTGATTGCAGAAATGTAGTCTTCAACACGGCCAAA GTTGGAGTTCAAACATCAAAGATGGAAATGCTACCGACTAACTCAGAGATGCTATCTTGGGAGACTTACAGTGAAGATATATCTGCATTAGATGACAGCTCATCAATTAGGTCTTTTGGTCTCTTGGAGCAAATAAATGTAACCAGAGATACAAGTGATTATTTGTGGTACATAACTAG TGTTGATATTGGTTCAACTGAGTCCTTCTTGCATGGTGGAGAGCTCCCTACTCTTATAGTTGAGACAACAGGCCATGCTATGCATGTGTTTATTAATGGTCAGCTCTCAG GTTCTGCATTTGGGACAAGGAAGAATAGGAGATTTGTATTTAAAGGAAAAGTCAATCTTCGTGCTGGCTCAAACAGAATTGCACTGCTTAGCGTGGCTGTCGGGCTGCCG AACATTGGTGGACATTTTGAAACATGGAGCACTGGCGTACTAGGTCCTGTTGCAATTCAAGGACTTGACCATGGAAAATGGGACTTGTCCTGGGCAAAGTGGACATATCAG GTTGGGCTTAAAGGGGAGGCCATGAATCTTGTTTCGACAAATGGTATTTCTGCCGTTGACTGGATGCAAGGTTCATTAATTGCACAGAAACAACAACCCTTGACATGGCATAAG GCTTACTTCAATACACCCGAAGGAGATGAGCCATTGGCTTTGGACATGAGCAGTATGGGTAAAGGTCAAGTATGGATTAATGGCCAGAGTATTGGTAGATATTGGACTGCATATGCTACTGGAGATTGCAATGGGTGCCAATATTCTGGAGTTTTTCGGCCTCCAAAATGTCAACTGGGATGTGGGGAACCAACTCAAAAATG gtACCATGTTCCTCGGTCTTGGTTAAAACCCACTCAAAATCTGTTGGTGCTTTTTGAAGAACTTGGCGGAGATCCCACAAGAATTTCTCTCGTGAAAAGATCAGTCACTAACGTATGTTCGAATGTAGCTGAATATCATCCAAACATTAAGAACTGGCAAATTGAGAACTACGGCAAAACCGAAGAGTTTCACCTACCCAAAGTTCGCATTCACTGTGCTCCTGGTCAATCTATTTCCTCCATTAAATTTGCAAGCTTCGGAACTCCTCTCGGAACCTGTGGGAGCTTCAAGCAAGGAACTTGCCATGCTCCCGACTCACACGCCGTTGTAGAAAAG AAATGTCTAGGACGCCAAACATGTGCTGTGACAATATCAAATAGCAACTTTGGAGAAGATCCCTGCCCCAACGTACTGAAGCGGTTGTCTGTAGAAGCACATTGTACACCTACTCAGAATTGA
- the LOC101260604 gene encoding ribosomal RNA small subunit methyltransferase, mitochondrial, with protein MLDRIKILSSKLIISQHFFRRSYRSQSTRRFNNVKDEEYNKVRRKTENEEAQIYLLKSRGQHLLMNPRVLNSIVQKSNILPTDTVLEIGPGTGNLTLKLLEVAQKVIAIEIDKRMVEILHKRVSELGLQDRLTVICQDALKTEFPRFDLMVANIPYGISSPLVAKLVYGKNSYRSGTLLLQKEFARRLLANPGDSEFNRLAVNVKLVADVEFVMNVSKKDFLPCPKVDSSVVKIYPKTEIPEVDYEEWCAFTRTCFTKKNKTLGAIFKQKRMLMELMKLQETKGDEENNALYSDYHVNDTEDEDGLSNEDNVNFSPDIGKDLNLFRDIINDILRTSGFEDKRPSKLSHKELLDLLSLFNRARIHFHGQVNPKDECDAELASAFGPL; from the exons ATGCTTGATCGTATCAAAATTTTGTCGAGCAAACTAATCATTAGCCAACATTTTTTCCGGCGAAGTTATCGTTCGCAGTCGACTCGCCGTTTCAACAATGTCAAAGATGAAGAATATAACAAAGTTcgaagaaaaactgaaaatgaagaagcACAAATTTATTTACTTAAGAGTAGAGGTCAACATCTTCTCATGAATCCTCGAGTCCTTAATTCCATAGTCCAAAAATCCAACATACTTCCTACTGATACAGTTCTAGAAATTGGACCAGGCACCGGAAATCTCACCCTGAAGCTTCTAGAAGTCGCCCAAAAAGTCATAGCCATCGAAATCGACAAACGTATGGTAGAGATTCTTCATAAGCGCGTCTCTGAACTAGGACTTCAAGACCGTTTAACT GTTATTTGCCAAGATGCTTTAAAGACTGAGTTTCCACGGTTTGATCTTATGGTTGCCAATATCCCTTATGGAATTTCTTCGCCTTTGGTTGCTAAATTAGTTTACGGAAAGAACTCTTATAGGAGTGGGACACTATTGCTGCAGAAAGAATTTGCTAGGAGGCTATTGGCAAATCCAGGGGATTCAGAGTTTAATAGATTAGCTGTGAACGTGAAGCTGGTGGCTGACGTAGAGTTTGTCATGAATGTGAGCAAGAAGGACTTTTTGCCATGTCCAAAGGTTGATTCTTCTGTTGTGAAGATATATCCTAAAACTGAAATTCCAGAGGTAGACTATGAAGAATGGTGTGCGTTTACAAGAACTTGCTTcaccaagaaaaataaaacattggGTGCGATCTTTAAGCAGAAAAGAATGTTGATGGAGTTAATGAAGCTGCAAGAAACCAAAGGAGATGAAGAGAATAATGCATTGTACAGTGATTATCATGTTAATGATACCGAAGATGAAGACGGGCTGAGCAATGAAGACAATGTTAATTTCTCTCCTGATATAGGGAAGGACCTAAATTTGTTTAGAGATATAATCAATGACATTTTAAGAACATCTGGATTTGAAGATAAGAGGCCTTCAAAGCTCTCCCACAAGGAGCTACTTGACTTGCTTTCTTTATTCAATCGTGCTAGGATACATTTTCATGGTCAAGTAAATCCTAAGGATGAATGTGATGCCGAACTTGCTTCTGCATTTGGTCCATTATAG